From a region of the Deinococcus detaillensis genome:
- a CDS encoding DedA family protein, protein MLSPEYLLATFSYVGLALIIFAETGLLLGFFLPGDSLLITAGLFAARGDLGIVEIIVLVIVAAFLGNLSGYFIGRRFGPAVFARVKFLKPEYVEQAREYFDERGNQALVLARFVPIIRTLLPTLAGTIQMNPRTFMISNAIGAVLWGTSVPLAGYFLGKIIPKDVLDKYILVIVGVILVLSFIPVLLEINKRRRR, encoded by the coding sequence ATGCTCAGTCCTGAATACCTGCTCGCCACCTTTTCTTATGTGGGCCTCGCCCTGATTATCTTTGCCGAAACGGGCCTGCTGCTCGGTTTCTTTTTACCCGGCGACAGCTTGCTGATTACGGCAGGCCTGTTTGCAGCGCGGGGCGACCTCGGCATCGTTGAAATCATCGTGCTGGTGATCGTGGCCGCGTTTCTGGGCAATCTGTCGGGCTACTTCATTGGCCGCCGCTTTGGCCCCGCCGTGTTTGCCCGCGTCAAGTTTCTCAAGCCCGAATACGTCGAGCAGGCCCGCGAGTATTTTGACGAGCGCGGCAATCAGGCTTTAGTGCTGGCCCGCTTCGTGCCGATCATCCGCACGCTGCTGCCCACGCTGGCCGGAACCATTCAAATGAACCCGCGCACTTTTATGATCTCCAACGCCATCGGCGCGGTGCTGTGGGGAACGAGCGTCCCGCTGGCCGGTTATTTTCTGGGCAAGATCATTCCCAAAGACGTGCTGGACAAATACATTCTGGTGATTGTCGGCGTGATCTTGGTGCTTTCCTTTATTCCGGTGCTGCTGGAAATCAACAAGCGTCGGCGGCGCTGA
- a CDS encoding ABC-F family ATP-binding cassette domain-containing protein, translating to MLARLHHVARSYGDQTIFDDVSLDLRPAERLALIGENGSGKTTLLRLIAGLDAPDSGQVERLGSVAYLPQHAPQHGGKVLDAVTPPELLEALCVLNAASADLGDPTPDHLRTFSAAEERYRSAGGYDFETRAKAVLAGLDLDPQAAVGQLSGGQARRVLLARLLLSPAELYLLDEPTNHLDEASVRWLEDWIARSRAAFVLASHDRAFLDAVSTHTAELERGRLTFYPAAYSAATKLKATLRDAQDRAHTATRRQQAALATEAARRQSKARSAGSYNPKRAADSDKLLAKGKAQNAQNVSAARAKALEKRAERLVVPDKPYDDHRLITLDLPAASTGPSEVLTVRDLAVRRGSFTVLENVNLDVRRGDKIALTGPNGGGKSTLLRAILGQLPCRGTVRLGAGLHLYFAGQSGEELSNLSTLKDALLDANPLLTPHQLYEIAAQVGLPPEPSFRLANLSGGQRTRLSLARLGVTRASLLVLDEPTNHLDIKAIEALEDLLRRFSGTLLLATHDRHLRQQVATRVWEVGGGGVWEG from the coding sequence ATGCTTGCCCGTTTACATCACGTTGCTCGCAGTTACGGCGACCAAACCATTTTTGACGACGTTTCCTTAGACCTCCGGCCCGCCGAGCGCCTCGCCCTGATCGGTGAAAATGGCAGCGGTAAAACCACTTTGCTGCGCTTGATCGCCGGACTCGATGCCCCCGACAGCGGCCAAGTGGAGCGACTGGGCAGCGTGGCGTACTTGCCTCAGCACGCGCCCCAGCACGGCGGCAAAGTGCTAGACGCCGTGACTCCACCCGAACTGCTGGAAGCTTTGTGCGTCCTAAACGCCGCCAGCGCTGATCTCGGCGACCCCACGCCCGATCATCTTCGCACCTTCAGCGCCGCCGAAGAACGTTACCGCAGCGCGGGTGGCTACGACTTTGAAACGCGGGCCAAGGCTGTGCTGGCAGGTCTCGACCTTGATCCGCAGGCGGCAGTGGGCCAACTCTCGGGTGGCCAGGCGCGGCGGGTGCTGCTGGCCCGTCTGCTGCTCTCGCCCGCCGAGTTGTACCTGCTCGACGAACCCACCAACCACCTCGACGAAGCCTCAGTGCGCTGGCTGGAAGACTGGATTGCCCGCAGCCGCGCCGCGTTTGTGCTGGCCTCGCATGACCGCGCTTTTTTGGACGCGGTGAGCACCCATACTGCCGAGCTGGAACGCGGGCGGCTCACCTTCTACCCGGCGGCATATTCGGCAGCTACGAAACTCAAAGCCACCTTGCGGGACGCCCAAGACCGCGCCCACACGGCGACCCGCAGGCAGCAGGCGGCGCTTGCAACGGAAGCCGCCCGCCGTCAGAGCAAGGCCCGCAGCGCTGGAAGCTACAACCCCAAACGCGCCGCTGACAGCGACAAATTGCTGGCCAAAGGCAAAGCTCAAAACGCCCAGAACGTCAGTGCGGCCCGTGCCAAAGCGCTAGAAAAACGGGCTGAGCGCTTGGTGGTGCCTGACAAGCCTTACGACGACCACCGTCTGATCACCCTTGACTTGCCCGCCGCATCAACTGGCCCCAGTGAAGTGCTGACCGTGCGCGACTTGGCGGTTCGGCGGGGCAGCTTCACGGTGCTGGAAAACGTCAACTTGGATGTCCGGCGCGGCGATAAGATTGCTCTGACGGGGCCAAATGGCGGCGGCAAAAGCACGCTGCTCCGCGCCATTTTGGGTCAATTGCCTTGTCGCGGCACGGTGCGGCTGGGCGCGGGTCTGCACCTCTACTTCGCGGGGCAGAGCGGTGAGGAGCTGTCTAACTTATCCACTCTCAAAGACGCTTTATTGGACGCCAACCCGCTGCTGACGCCGCATCAACTTTACGAAATCGCTGCTCAAGTCGGCTTACCGCCGGAGCCGTCGTTCCGGCTGGCCAACCTCTCGGGTGGGCAGCGCACCCGCCTGAGTTTGGCACGGCTGGGCGTGACCCGCGCCAGTCTGCTGGTGCTGGACGAGCCCACCAATCACCTCGACATCAAGGCCATTGAAGCGCTGGAAGACTTGCTGCGCCGCTTTTCCGGCACGCTGCTGCTGGCGACGCATGACCGCCACCTGCGCCAGCAAGTCGCCACGCGGGTCTGGGAAGTCGGTGGGGGAGGAGTGTGGGAGGGATAA
- a CDS encoding histone deacetylase family protein → MPRVFTPFLNAAYRQSPPPRRQFLPREFLLQLLAQAAERLPLLEAPPLPWALAEWAHDPAYLQRWRRGEVTRQEERALGFAWDTAVVERSRASCGATLSATWDALSSGLGLSLGGGTHHAYVDHAEGFSFLNDVAIITRHLLDAGLLSKVLVLDLDVHQGNGTAAMLGSEARAFTLSVHADHNYPFNKERSDLDVGLPDGAGDAEYLAALEDTVMPAVQAFEPELVFYLAGADVLEGDQLGRLALSLDGLRARDERVYGWAASSKTPLVSLMAGGYNRDPAKLVRARLGTLDAALGAFSLSPNAV, encoded by the coding sequence GTGCCCCGCGTCTTTACTCCCTTCCTCAACGCCGCTTACCGCCAGTCTCCCCCACCGCGCCGCCAGTTTTTGCCGCGTGAATTTTTGCTGCAACTCCTCGCACAAGCCGCCGAGCGTTTACCGCTGCTGGAAGCGCCTCCCCTGCCTTGGGCACTCGCAGAGTGGGCGCACGACCCCGCTTATTTGCAGCGCTGGCGACGCGGCGAAGTCACGCGGCAAGAGGAGCGGGCACTGGGCTTTGCGTGGGATACCGCAGTTGTGGAGCGCAGTCGGGCGTCATGCGGCGCAACGCTGAGCGCCACCTGGGACGCGCTGAGCAGCGGCCTCGGCCTCAGCTTGGGCGGCGGAACCCACCACGCTTACGTCGATCACGCCGAGGGTTTTTCGTTTCTCAACGATGTGGCGATCATCACCCGGCATCTGCTGGACGCTGGACTACTCTCCAAAGTCTTGGTGCTCGACCTCGACGTGCATCAGGGCAACGGCACGGCGGCGATGCTGGGCAGTGAGGCGCGGGCTTTCACCCTCAGCGTTCACGCCGACCACAATTACCCGTTCAACAAAGAACGCAGCGATCTGGACGTGGGATTGCCCGATGGCGCGGGCGACGCCGAGTATCTGGCGGCACTTGAAGACACCGTAATGCCCGCCGTGCAAGCGTTTGAGCCTGAGTTGGTTTTTTATCTGGCAGGCGCGGACGTGCTGGAAGGCGACCAACTCGGGCGGCTGGCGCTGAGCTTGGACGGTCTGCGGGCGCGGGACGAGCGGGTCTACGGCTGGGCAGCGAGCAGCAAAACCCCGCTGGTGTCGCTGATGGCGGGCGGATACAACCGCGATCCGGCCAAGTTGGTGCGGGCAAGGCTGGGCACCTTGGACGCGGCGCTGGGGGCTTTTTCTCTTTCTCCAAACGCGGTATAA
- a CDS encoding FMN-binding negative transcriptional regulator yields the protein MYSPAHFRLTDQAELLRFMRAHSFATLITAPGGVPFASHIPLLIESEQSADGSEALYLRSHLARANPQWQHFGEADSLVIFQGPHALIDPAWYESRPNVPTWNYAAVHAYGQAQVVAGEATRRIAYGLVEQHTPGMAPIPADLERRMLAGVVTFELRVGKLEGKYKLSQNKTAADRANVQRELALSGSEHERTTAELMKVHSAD from the coding sequence ATGTACTCCCCCGCTCACTTTCGCCTCACCGATCAAGCTGAGTTGCTGCGGTTTATGCGGGCGCACAGCTTTGCCACCCTCATCACGGCTCCGGGCGGCGTGCCGTTTGCCTCGCACATTCCGCTGCTGATCGAATCGGAGCAAAGCGCAGACGGCAGCGAAGCACTTTATTTGCGCTCCCACCTGGCGCGGGCCAATCCGCAGTGGCAGCACTTCGGAGAAGCCGACAGTTTGGTTATTTTCCAGGGGCCACACGCCCTGATTGATCCGGCGTGGTACGAAAGCCGCCCGAACGTGCCGACCTGGAATTACGCGGCGGTTCACGCCTACGGGCAGGCCCAAGTGGTCGCAGGCGAGGCCACCCGGCGCATCGCTTACGGCCTGGTGGAGCAGCACACGCCCGGTATGGCCCCCATTCCCGCTGACCTCGAGCGGCGCATGTTGGCGGGCGTGGTGACCTTTGAGCTGCGGGTCGGCAAGCTGGAAGGCAAATATAAGCTCAGCCAAAACAAAACGGCGGCAGACAGGGCCAACGTGCAGCGTGAGTTGGCGCTCAGCGGCTCAGAGCACGAGCGGACCACTGCCGAGTTGATGAAGGTGCACAGCGCCGACTGA
- a CDS encoding S1C family serine protease → MISTVLFGTLGTRHLALESAMKFSPWPAVLLIIAGAAYFVPQADPSAGRFGSGFDSSSSAATPTLRDPLSPATRDLFSKSRPATVQIEQLGPSENGGVQGGLGTGFLISGDGQVMTAYHVVDGAQLIRVKTLSGQVYRARVTAFDNAADVALLKIDTRSALPFLPLASREAKIGEGVLAIGNSGGDFLQARVGRLLRLGARAGQADFPQNTFEMSAPLAPGDSGGPILNASGEVMGVVSYVRVNDEGKTLTSYAVPVEESGKLVQALEAGEKRDVPAIGLRFDGQHDGLTSPSGGVVAEVVAGSPAAAAGLRGSSYDSQDQLSQLGDTITAVNGIRTRSSNDVIFEIRRRQVGDTVKLTLSRKAQSREVSVPLVAKGSINYNQ, encoded by the coding sequence GTGATCTCTACCGTGCTGTTCGGCACGCTCGGTACCCGTCACTTGGCGCTAGAGTCAGCCATGAAGTTCTCGCCTTGGCCCGCCGTTTTGCTCATTATTGCTGGAGCGGCTTACTTTGTGCCGCAGGCCGATCCCAGCGCAGGCCGTTTTGGGAGCGGCTTTGACAGCTCAAGCAGCGCCGCGACGCCCACCCTGCGTGATCCCTTATCACCGGCGACCCGCGACCTATTCAGCAAATCGCGTCCAGCCACTGTGCAAATCGAGCAGCTTGGCCCTTCGGAAAATGGAGGCGTGCAGGGCGGCCTCGGCACCGGATTCCTGATTTCGGGTGACGGGCAGGTCATGACCGCTTATCACGTGGTAGATGGCGCACAGCTTATCCGGGTCAAGACGCTGAGCGGGCAGGTCTACCGCGCCCGTGTGACGGCTTTCGACAACGCGGCGGACGTGGCGCTGCTCAAGATCGACACCCGCAGTGCATTGCCCTTTTTACCGCTGGCCAGCCGCGAAGCCAAAATCGGTGAGGGGGTATTGGCCATCGGCAACAGTGGCGGCGACTTTTTGCAGGCCCGTGTCGGCCGGCTGCTGCGGCTCGGAGCGCGGGCGGGCCAAGCTGATTTCCCCCAAAACACTTTTGAGATGAGCGCCCCGCTCGCGCCCGGTGACAGCGGCGGCCCGATCCTGAACGCCAGCGGCGAAGTGATGGGCGTGGTCAGCTACGTGCGGGTCAATGACGAGGGCAAAACCCTGACCTCTTACGCCGTACCTGTCGAGGAGTCGGGCAAACTGGTTCAGGCGCTGGAAGCCGGAGAAAAGCGCGACGTTCCGGCGATTGGCCTGCGCTTTGACGGCCAGCATGACGGCCTGACCAGCCCTTCCGGCGGGGTGGTGGCCGAAGTGGTGGCGGGCAGCCCAGCGGCAGCGGCGGGACTGCGTGGATCGAGTTACGACAGCCAAGACCAACTCAGCCAACTCGGCGACACCATCACGGCGGTCAACGGCATCCGGACACGCAGCAGCAACGACGTGATTTTTGAAATCCGCCGCCGCCAAGTCGGTGACACCGTCAAGCTGACGCTCAGCCGCAAAGCCCAGAGCCGCGAAGTCAGCGTGCCGCTGGTGGCCAAGGGGAGCATCAATTACAACCAGTGA
- a CDS encoding HD domain-containing phosphohydrolase, with product MFRRPRPQPSPASQSAEQAAAVELASPALAGTLSVYQEPEAGKLLAELLSRPTPEGLLESALSQLAARVGGDVKGYGVLRRGQDRVVAVLLYPRRLVGLSLSGPWTAARPRLITNGSSDLYAMNDEMLHPQFDEAGMNQVSASLVLPLADKGRNLGALVLDRVGSGFTQEQQDSAQKLSSTVGMLLGLMDSREEARSTARTVAAAVAEMSESLDFDSVGHAEAVAQVALQLGRTLGLAERELDEVWFAATLHDVGKLHGEENHALVSANVLHGVGSLSQAQLAIRHHHERWDGQGTPDKLSGEDIPLYARILAVANTYVRTGDLEVLRGQAGKALDPRLVGLLERGVH from the coding sequence ATGTTTAGACGTCCGCGCCCGCAGCCATCCCCCGCTTCCCAAAGCGCCGAGCAAGCGGCTGCGGTGGAGCTGGCTTCTCCCGCTCTCGCCGGAACGCTGAGCGTGTACCAGGAGCCGGAAGCGGGCAAGCTCCTTGCTGAACTGCTCTCCCGCCCCACGCCCGAAGGCCTGCTTGAAAGTGCGCTTTCGCAGCTCGCGGCGCGGGTCGGCGGCGACGTGAAGGGTTACGGAGTGCTGCGGCGCGGCCAAGACCGGGTGGTGGCGGTGCTGCTCTACCCGCGCCGCTTGGTGGGCCTGAGCTTGTCCGGCCCGTGGACAGCGGCCCGCCCGCGCCTGATCACCAATGGTTCCAGCGACCTCTACGCCATGAATGACGAAATGCTCCACCCTCAATTTGACGAAGCGGGCATGAATCAGGTCAGCGCTTCTTTGGTGCTGCCGCTGGCAGATAAGGGGCGCAACCTCGGCGCACTGGTGCTTGACCGGGTGGGAAGCGGCTTTACTCAGGAACAGCAAGACAGCGCCCAGAAACTCAGCAGCACCGTAGGGATGCTGCTCGGCCTGATGGACTCACGTGAAGAAGCCCGCAGCACTGCCCGCACGGTGGCCGCAGCGGTGGCCGAGATGAGCGAGAGCCTCGACTTCGATTCGGTGGGACACGCCGAAGCGGTGGCGCAAGTGGCTTTGCAACTGGGACGCACGCTGGGACTGGCCGAGCGCGAACTGGATGAAGTCTGGTTTGCCGCCACCCTGCACGATGTCGGCAAACTGCACGGTGAAGAAAACCACGCCCTGGTCAGCGCCAACGTCTTGCACGGGGTGGGCAGCTTAAGTCAGGCCCAGCTCGCCATCCGGCACCACCATGAGCGCTGGGACGGCCAGGGCACGCCCGATAAACTCAGCGGCGAAGATATTCCGCTGTACGCCCGCATTTTGGCCGTCGCCAATACCTATGTCAGAACCGGCGACCTCGAAGTGCTGCGCGGCCAAGCTGGAAAAGCGCTCGATCCTAGATTAGTGGGCCTGTTGGAACGCGGCGTACATTAA
- a CDS encoding peptide chain release factor 3 has protein sequence MTSPHLEREIERRRTFAIISHPDAGKTTITEKLLLYGGAIQQAGSVTAREGMRHTTSDWMSIEQQRGISISSSALTFEYEGRHINLLDTPGHQDFSEDTYRTLTAADSALMVLDAARGVQAQTEKLFAVCRNRGIPILTFINKMDRPAVDPFELIEQVESTLGITAIPLTWPIGDGPDFKGVYDLQSKQVLVFERTARGKQRAPVQVAGLHDPELRQLVGPDLAAKLIQDVELIEGAMGEFDQNAFLKGELTPVFFGSAMNNFGVEHFLSRFVELAPPPGPVETNLGERDPEAPFAGFIFKLQANMSKAHRDRTAYMRVMSGHFERGMDVTHTRTGRKLRLSQAHTLFAQDREKVDDAYPGDIVGLVNPGVFQIGDVISLDGKLQLPSFPRFTPETFATISLRDVGKRKTFMKGLTQLTEEGVVQVFYPTDGARDPYLGAVGPLQFEVFQARLLEEYNVEVEMHVTSYELVRWLAGDTASVARFARHVEDDQGRPVMLFRSPYDLDYTQTQHPEIEFLPLPKDLTRV, from the coding sequence ATGACCAGTCCCCACCTCGAGCGCGAAATCGAGCGCCGCCGCACCTTTGCCATCATTTCTCACCCCGACGCCGGTAAAACCACCATCACCGAAAAACTGCTGCTCTACGGAGGCGCGATTCAGCAGGCCGGCAGTGTCACCGCCCGCGAAGGCATGCGCCACACCACTTCCGATTGGATGAGCATCGAGCAGCAGCGCGGCATTTCCATTTCCAGTTCGGCGCTGACCTTTGAATATGAAGGCCGCCACATCAACCTGCTCGATACCCCCGGACATCAGGATTTCAGCGAGGACACCTACCGCACCCTGACCGCCGCCGACTCGGCCCTGATGGTGCTGGACGCGGCCAGAGGCGTGCAGGCCCAGACCGAAAAGCTGTTCGCGGTGTGCCGCAACCGGGGCATTCCGATTCTGACTTTTATCAACAAGATGGATCGGCCCGCCGTCGATCCGTTCGAGCTGATCGAGCAAGTCGAGAGCACGCTGGGCATCACCGCCATTCCGCTGACCTGGCCGATTGGTGACGGCCCCGATTTCAAGGGCGTCTACGATTTGCAGAGCAAGCAAGTCTTGGTGTTCGAGCGCACCGCACGCGGCAAACAGCGTGCCCCGGTGCAGGTCGCCGGACTGCATGACCCGGAACTGCGCCAACTGGTCGGTCCCGACCTCGCCGCCAAACTGATTCAGGACGTGGAACTGATCGAGGGAGCGATGGGCGAATTTGACCAGAATGCCTTCCTCAAAGGCGAACTGACCCCCGTCTTTTTCGGCAGCGCCATGAACAATTTCGGCGTGGAGCACTTTCTGAGCCGCTTCGTGGAACTCGCGCCCCCGCCCGGCCCAGTCGAAACCAACCTCGGTGAGCGCGACCCCGAAGCGCCATTTGCCGGTTTTATCTTTAAATTGCAGGCCAACATGAGCAAGGCCCACCGTGACCGCACCGCTTACATGCGGGTGATGAGCGGTCATTTCGAGCGCGGCATGGACGTAACGCACACCCGCACCGGGCGCAAGTTGCGGCTCTCGCAGGCGCATACCCTGTTTGCCCAAGACCGTGAAAAAGTGGACGACGCTTATCCGGGCGACATCGTGGGCCTGGTCAATCCGGGCGTCTTTCAAATTGGCGACGTGATCAGCTTAGACGGCAAACTGCAACTGCCCAGCTTTCCCCGCTTCACGCCCGAAACGTTTGCCACCATTTCTCTGCGCGACGTGGGCAAGCGCAAGACCTTTATGAAAGGGCTGACCCAGCTCACCGAAGAAGGCGTGGTGCAGGTCTTTTACCCCACCGACGGAGCGCGTGACCCGTATTTGGGCGCGGTGGGGCCGCTGCAATTTGAGGTTTTTCAGGCCCGCCTTCTCGAGGAATACAACGTCGAAGTGGAAATGCACGTCACCAGTTACGAGTTGGTGCGCTGGCTGGCGGGTGACACGGCCTCGGTGGCCCGTTTCGCCCGCCACGTCGAAGACGATCAAGGACGTCCGGTGATGCTGTTCAGGAGTCCCTATGATCTGGACTACACCCAGACCCAGCACCCAGAGATTGAGTTCTTGCCGCTGCCCAAGGATCTGACTCGGGTTTAA
- a CDS encoding aminoglycoside phosphotransferase family protein, which translates to MMCAVQRVSLFPNLERLYGPLTPLDFGMQSRVYTDASRERVLKIYRNHKGEHRTEAANMRRADMGQWVLDVHETDGVEVLVMPRFDGHPLSEADVPRALPRVRQILEALHAERRGQVDLPRLSERLKRFRSALAPYPLDDLFEAIEEPLFRGALDVPAAFCHLDLWQDNILINDATGEVLVIDWTKAAWDDPMRDLALLKTGTLDLLSRPESLAAALELVPPDMSSLTRFRAYLAHSYLHDLYWFLMNEPYEFEAQREVKVRRARHALLHLI; encoded by the coding sequence ATGATGTGCGCCGTGCAGCGGGTCAGTTTATTTCCCAACTTAGAACGGCTCTACGGCCCGCTGACGCCGCTGGACTTTGGCATGCAGAGCCGGGTGTACACCGACGCCAGCCGCGAGCGGGTGCTGAAGATCTACCGCAACCACAAAGGCGAACACCGCACCGAGGCCGCCAACATGCGCCGCGCCGACATGGGCCAGTGGGTGCTGGACGTGCACGAAACCGACGGCGTGGAAGTGCTGGTGATGCCGCGTTTTGACGGCCACCCGCTCTCTGAGGCGGACGTGCCCCGCGCCCTGCCGAGGGTGCGCCAAATTCTGGAGGCTCTGCACGCCGAGCGGCGCGGCCAGGTGGACTTGCCCAGGCTGAGCGAGCGGCTCAAGCGATTTCGCAGCGCCCTCGCGCCCTATCCGCTCGACGATTTGTTTGAGGCCATTGAAGAACCGCTCTTCCGGGGGGCGCTGGACGTGCCCGCCGCATTTTGCCACCTCGATTTGTGGCAAGACAACATTTTGATCAACGACGCGACGGGCGAAGTTTTGGTGATCGACTGGACAAAAGCCGCTTGGGACGACCCGATGCGCGATCTGGCCCTCCTCAAAACCGGCACGCTAGATTTGCTGTCCAGACCCGAAAGCCTCGCGGCGGCGCTGGAGCTGGTGCCGCCCGATATGAGTTCACTCACCCGCTTCCGGGCGTATCTTGCCCACAGTTATTTGCATGATTTGTACTGGTTTCTGATGAACGAGCCGTATGAGTTTGAAGCGCAGCGCGAGGTGAAAGTGCGGCGGGCACGCCACGCGCTACTGCATTTGATTTGA